A region from the Salidesulfovibrio onnuriiensis genome encodes:
- a CDS encoding indolepyruvate oxidoreductase subunit beta has translation MSDITPIRIIMTGVGGQGTLTATTLLAKSVLAEGLPVTSGEIHGMAQRGGVVESTVLIGCQSPKIGHGEADILMGFEPLETMRALPYLRKGGLVLSSTEFLPPLSVSMGKQENVKLEEVQARVAQCTDKAHFLPCQEMGLEAGAIQAGNIALIGALVATGAVPVGKDTIAATIEANMPAKIVAVNLKALDLGFAAMVGA, from the coding sequence ATGAGCGACATCACCCCCATCCGCATAATCATGACCGGCGTCGGCGGCCAGGGCACCCTGACCGCCACCACCCTGCTGGCGAAATCCGTCCTGGCCGAGGGACTGCCCGTCACCTCCGGCGAAATCCACGGCATGGCCCAGCGCGGCGGCGTGGTCGAATCCACGGTGCTCATCGGCTGCCAGAGCCCCAAGATCGGGCATGGCGAAGCCGACATCCTCATGGGCTTCGAACCGCTGGAAACCATGCGCGCCCTGCCCTACCTGCGCAAGGGCGGGCTGGTGCTCTCCAGCACCGAATTCCTTCCGCCCCTGTCCGTTTCCATGGGCAAGCAGGAAAACGTGAAGCTCGAGGAAGTGCAGGCCCGGGTGGCCCAATGCACGGACAAGGCCCACTTCCTGCCCTGCCAGGAAATGGGGCTGGAAGCGGGAGCAATCCAGGCGGGCAACATCGCCCTCATCGGCGCGCTGGTGGCAACCGGCGCGGTCCCGGTGGGCAAGGATACCATCGCAGCGACCATCGAGGCCAACATGCCGGCCAAGATCGTCGCTGTTAACCTCAAGGCCCTGGACCTCGGCTTCGCGGCCATGGTCGGCGCCTAA
- a CDS encoding glycosyltransferase: MNITFVNAIRFWGGVMTWCVDMADCLQKQGHTTSLVARLAPAVEKARSLGIHAEEYSFGCDFNPAAIAYFLRFFLRHKTDVMVGNISKELRTAGVAARMLGIPIVQHIGAPKDVDDRRKTRLTQHLLKPHIVTCSDFVRNRLLERVPVYRQYDVRAIFPGTQPASVPPRSVGSPRTIIATSRLDVEKGYPDLLQAVAKLKKRGFDFRCVIVGTGRSAEDLRRQSAELGLDDVVEFTGFVTNVQEQLDRADIFVLPTYCEALGIALQEAMANGLVPVARNAGGPREIWPPDMQRQLVSTETPIEGFENALADLLQKPDEELLAMKQAAYGHAVRTFSLDKQAREFADWMQGFK; encoded by the coding sequence ATGAACATAACCTTTGTCAATGCCATCCGCTTCTGGGGCGGCGTCATGACCTGGTGCGTGGACATGGCCGATTGCCTCCAAAAACAGGGGCACACCACCAGCCTGGTGGCGCGTCTGGCTCCTGCGGTGGAAAAGGCCCGTTCCCTGGGAATCCACGCCGAGGAGTATTCCTTCGGGTGCGACTTCAATCCGGCCGCCATCGCCTATTTCCTCAGATTCTTCCTGCGCCACAAGACCGACGTCATGGTGGGCAACATTTCCAAGGAGCTACGCACCGCCGGCGTTGCCGCCCGCATGCTGGGCATCCCCATCGTGCAGCACATAGGCGCGCCCAAGGACGTGGACGACCGCCGCAAGACCAGACTGACCCAACACCTGCTCAAGCCGCATATCGTTACTTGCAGCGACTTCGTACGCAACAGGCTGCTGGAGCGGGTTCCGGTTTACAGGCAATACGACGTGCGGGCCATCTTTCCGGGAACGCAACCGGCTTCAGTCCCTCCCCGGAGTGTGGGCTCTCCCCGCACCATCATCGCCACCAGCCGCCTTGACGTGGAAAAAGGCTATCCGGACCTGCTCCAGGCCGTAGCGAAGCTGAAAAAACGCGGGTTCGATTTCAGGTGCGTCATCGTGGGCACCGGCCGCAGCGCCGAGGACCTCAGGAGGCAGAGCGCAGAACTCGGGCTGGATGACGTGGTGGAATTCACGGGATTCGTGACCAACGTGCAGGAGCAGCTGGACCGGGCCGACATTTTCGTACTGCCCACCTATTGCGAGGCGTTGGGCATCGCTTTGCAGGAAGCCATGGCCAACGGTCTGGTTCCCGTGGCGCGCAACGCGGGCGGGCCCAGGGAAATCTGGCCCCCGGACATGCAAAGACAACTCGTTTCCACCGAAACACCCATTGAAGGCTTTGAAAACGCACTGGCGGACCTGCTGCAGAAACCGGACGAAGAACTTCTGGCCATGAAACAGGCCGCCTACGGGCATGCGGTCAGAACGTTCTCCCTGGACAAGCAGGCGCGGGAATTCGCGGACTGGATGCAGGGATTCAAATAG
- a CDS encoding hemolysin family protein, with product MLELILAVGLAVLVSTFCSLAEAALYSLPASKIERIKKRSKRAGAALEKLRRNVEEPITAILTLNTVAHTAGAAVAGWAWAELYGENTLWMFTVVFTLIILIISEILPKTVGVVYNEQIAPPLSPVLRWLVWLFKPAVVALGFLGRLIRGKRSGPEHSEADIMAIASLTRRSGIIKPYEEQSIKNILLLDNKTVDEIMTPRTVVFSLPADMTVAEARECHATWPHSRIPVYGDDPEDIVGIAYRRQVFEALADDRDDLKLSDLMRPVRFVLESLTLDRVLVKFLGSRTHMFVVLDEYGGVAGVVTLEDVLEEILGSEIVDETDQVVDMRELARSQRDELVRERKLKAGIPLDPDKEE from the coding sequence ATGTTAGAACTTATACTGGCCGTCGGCTTGGCGGTACTTGTCTCCACTTTCTGTTCCCTTGCCGAGGCGGCGCTGTATTCCCTGCCCGCCAGCAAGATTGAAAGGATCAAGAAGCGCAGCAAACGCGCCGGCGCGGCGCTGGAAAAGCTGCGCAGGAATGTGGAAGAGCCCATTACGGCGATCCTGACACTGAACACCGTTGCCCACACCGCGGGGGCCGCCGTGGCTGGCTGGGCCTGGGCCGAGCTCTACGGCGAGAACACCCTGTGGATGTTCACGGTTGTCTTTACCTTAATCATACTTATTATCTCTGAAATATTGCCCAAGACCGTGGGGGTGGTCTACAACGAGCAGATCGCTCCGCCCCTGTCTCCGGTGCTGCGCTGGCTGGTCTGGCTCTTCAAGCCGGCGGTGGTGGCCCTCGGGTTCCTGGGCAGGCTGATCCGCGGGAAACGCAGCGGGCCCGAGCACAGCGAGGCCGACATTATGGCCATCGCCAGCCTGACCCGGCGTTCCGGGATCATCAAGCCCTACGAGGAGCAGTCCATCAAGAACATCCTGCTCCTGGACAACAAGACCGTGGACGAGATCATGACCCCGAGAACCGTGGTCTTTTCCCTGCCCGCGGACATGACCGTGGCCGAGGCGCGCGAGTGCCACGCCACCTGGCCGCACAGCCGCATCCCGGTCTATGGCGACGATCCCGAGGATATCGTGGGTATCGCATACCGGCGGCAGGTCTTCGAGGCCCTTGCCGACGACCGGGACGACCTCAAGCTCTCCGATCTCATGCGGCCGGTGCGTTTCGTGCTTGAAAGCCTGACCCTGGACAGGGTGCTGGTCAAGTTCCTGGGCAGCCGCACGCACATGTTCGTGGTGCTCGACGAGTACGGCGGCGTGGCCGGGGTGGTCACCCTGGAGGACGTGCTGGAGGAGATCCTGGGCAGCGAAATTGTGGACGAGACCGACCAGGTGGTGGACATGCGCGAGCTGGCCCGGTCCCAGCGGGACGAGCTGGTCAGGGAACGGAAACTGAAGGCCGGGATTCCCCTGGATCCCGACAAGGAAGAATAA
- a CDS encoding nitroreductase family protein yields the protein MKLLEPIVSRRSIRKFKDEPVTDEQVELLLRAAHLAPSGSNTQPSNYIVVRSEEVRRKVMEVSHEQKWMMQAPVFIVCVADLGVRIKEGELPAIDEESPLPELKLILRDATIGVDHLVLQAAHMGLGTCWVAWFKNADIRPVLGIPDNQYVVAVIPVGVPDQSPKPRPRKDFDSMVYKEKWGER from the coding sequence GTGAAATTGCTCGAACCCATTGTTTCCCGCCGCAGCATCCGCAAGTTCAAGGACGAACCCGTCACGGACGAGCAGGTGGAGTTGCTGCTTCGGGCCGCGCATCTTGCTCCGTCCGGGAGCAACACCCAGCCTTCGAACTATATTGTGGTGCGTTCCGAGGAAGTGCGCCGCAAGGTCATGGAAGTGTCGCACGAGCAGAAATGGATGATGCAGGCCCCGGTGTTTATCGTCTGCGTTGCCGACCTGGGCGTGCGCATCAAGGAGGGCGAACTGCCCGCAATTGACGAGGAGAGCCCGCTGCCCGAGTTGAAGCTCATCCTGCGCGACGCCACCATCGGCGTGGACCATCTGGTGCTTCAGGCCGCGCACATGGGGCTGGGTACCTGTTGGGTGGCCTGGTTCAAGAACGCGGATATCCGTCCGGTGCTGGGCATTCCGGACAACCAGTACGTGGTGGCCGTCATTCCCGTGGGCGTGCCGGATCAGTCTCCCAAGCCCAGGCCCCGAAAGGATTTCGACTCCATGGTCTACAAGGAGAAGTGGGGCGAACGTTAG
- a CDS encoding sigma-54-dependent Fis family transcriptional regulator has product MAIQTQDAPDIAYLTTIKQVQKELARQVPLEESLNTLLKILAEDMGYVRAFMVIMDPKTENLKLSLTYSPAAADEVTYSPGRGVIGRVFEKGDPIIVPRMSDDPEFLNKAFGRSEDELKKLGFICVPIISRAKGDSDVIGALSVDVPLIPMDDMLGHQGFLEVVAGFIAHQVAQLQEEMAMQNHLLAQGVIAQSADAPPPSDFVAASKAMRMVLRQARQVAPSRATVLLRGESGTGKELLAEYIHSTSPRADKPLIKLNCAALPSELIESELFGHQKGAFTGAFQTKRGLFEVADQGTLFLDEIGELSLDAQAKVLRAIQEKEIQRVGSEQTITVDVRLICATHQPLEEHLEKGLFREDLYYRINVFPVFIPPLKERREDILPLCEHFLDEFTREYSKEVKRISTPAIELLTMYHWPGNVRELRNCVERAVLVCEEEVVRTYHLPPTLQTAESSATGTNLSFGEAVAKFEQELLVDSLKQTGGNMLQSARDLRVSYRIVNYKVKKYGIDVKRFSQHKTRRKKKLME; this is encoded by the coding sequence ATGGCGATACAGACGCAGGACGCACCGGATATCGCGTACCTGACGACGATCAAGCAGGTCCAGAAAGAGCTGGCGAGACAGGTTCCCCTGGAGGAGAGCCTGAACACCCTGCTCAAGATCCTGGCCGAGGACATGGGATACGTGCGCGCCTTCATGGTCATCATGGATCCCAAGACCGAAAACCTGAAGCTCTCCCTAACCTACAGTCCGGCCGCCGCCGACGAGGTGACCTATTCCCCGGGCCGCGGGGTCATCGGCCGCGTGTTCGAAAAGGGCGATCCCATCATTGTCCCGCGCATGTCGGACGACCCAGAGTTCCTGAACAAGGCCTTTGGCCGCTCCGAGGACGAGCTCAAGAAGCTCGGCTTCATATGCGTGCCCATCATCAGCCGGGCCAAGGGCGACTCCGACGTCATCGGCGCACTCAGCGTGGACGTGCCGCTCATCCCCATGGACGACATGCTCGGGCACCAGGGATTCCTGGAAGTGGTGGCCGGATTCATTGCCCACCAGGTGGCCCAGCTCCAGGAGGAGATGGCCATGCAGAACCATCTGCTGGCCCAGGGCGTCATCGCCCAGAGCGCCGACGCGCCGCCCCCCTCGGACTTCGTGGCCGCCTCCAAGGCCATGCGCATGGTCCTGCGCCAGGCCCGCCAGGTGGCTCCCAGCCGCGCCACCGTGCTGCTGCGCGGCGAGTCCGGCACCGGCAAGGAGCTGCTGGCCGAATACATCCATTCCACCAGCCCGCGCGCGGACAAGCCGCTCATCAAGCTCAACTGCGCGGCCCTGCCCTCGGAACTCATCGAGTCCGAACTGTTCGGGCACCAGAAAGGGGCCTTCACGGGCGCGTTCCAGACCAAACGCGGTCTGTTCGAGGTGGCCGACCAGGGCACCCTGTTCCTGGACGAGATCGGCGAACTTTCCCTGGACGCCCAGGCCAAGGTGCTGCGCGCCATCCAGGAAAAGGAAATCCAGCGCGTGGGGTCCGAACAGACCATCACCGTGGACGTGCGGCTCATCTGCGCCACGCACCAGCCCCTGGAAGAGCATCTGGAAAAGGGCCTGTTCCGCGAGGACCTCTACTACCGTATCAACGTGTTCCCGGTGTTCATCCCGCCGCTCAAGGAGCGCCGCGAGGACATCCTGCCCCTGTGCGAACATTTCCTGGATGAATTCACCCGCGAATACAGCAAGGAAGTCAAACGGATTTCCACCCCGGCCATCGAGCTGCTGACCATGTACCACTGGCCCGGCAACGTCCGCGAGCTGCGCAACTGCGTGGAACGCGCCGTGCTGGTCTGCGAAGAGGAAGTGGTCCGCACCTACCATCTGCCGCCCACGCTGCAGACCGCGGAAAGCTCGGCCACGGGCACCAACCTGAGCTTCGGCGAGGCCGTGGCCAAGTTCGAGCAGGAGCTGCTGGTGGACTCCCTGAAACAGACCGGCGGCAACATGCTCCAGTCCGCCCGCGACCTGCGCGTGTCCTATCGCATCGTCAACTACAAGGTGAAAAAGTACGGCATTGACGTGAAGCGCTTTTCGCAGCACAAGACGCGGCGAAAGAAAAAGCTCATGGAATAA
- a CDS encoding glutamate-5-semialdehyde dehydrogenase — MGIREQMIDMGRRAKEAARKLSAASGVAKQQALLNLADLLESRSGDIFEANRRDLEAADSAGLDKAKTQRLTITEKVLASMVQGCRDVAAMSDPIGEIESMAKRPNGMLVGRMRVPLGVVAMIYESRPNATIDAGILCLKAGNATILRGGKEAFHSNAALAGLMHEAMESAGLPRDAVQVPPTTDREAVAEMLKLDEYIDVVIPRGGEGLIRAVTQQASMPVLKHYKGVCHIFADDSCDVERALPIIENAKMQYPSGCNALECLLVHRDVAPELLPRVAERIGPKGVGFRACPEALPLLGEYAQAATDEDWGFEFLDLILAVRVVADMDEAMDFIARYGSNHTESILTESHERAMRFIREVDASLVVANATTRFNDGAQLGLGAEIGISTSKLHAYGPMGIKELTSAKFVLLGDWQIRE; from the coding sequence ATGGGCATTCGGGAGCAGATGATCGACATGGGCAGGCGGGCCAAGGAAGCGGCCCGCAAGCTTTCCGCAGCCTCGGGCGTGGCCAAGCAGCAGGCCCTGCTCAATCTGGCCGATCTGCTGGAAAGCCGGTCCGGGGATATCTTCGAGGCCAACCGCAGGGACCTGGAGGCTGCGGATTCCGCCGGGCTGGACAAGGCCAAGACCCAGAGGCTGACCATTACCGAAAAGGTGCTGGCCTCCATGGTCCAGGGCTGCCGCGACGTGGCGGCCATGTCCGACCCCATCGGCGAGATCGAGTCCATGGCCAAGCGGCCCAACGGCATGCTGGTGGGACGCATGCGCGTCCCGCTCGGCGTGGTGGCCATGATCTACGAATCCCGGCCCAACGCCACCATCGACGCGGGCATTCTCTGCCTCAAGGCGGGCAACGCCACCATTTTGCGCGGCGGCAAGGAGGCCTTCCATTCCAATGCGGCCCTGGCCGGGCTCATGCACGAGGCCATGGAATCCGCCGGCCTGCCGCGCGACGCCGTGCAGGTGCCGCCCACCACGGACCGCGAGGCCGTGGCCGAGATGCTCAAGCTGGACGAATATATCGACGTGGTCATTCCCCGGGGCGGGGAAGGGCTGATCCGCGCCGTGACCCAACAGGCGTCCATGCCCGTGCTCAAGCACTACAAGGGCGTCTGCCACATCTTTGCGGACGATTCCTGCGATGTGGAACGGGCCCTGCCCATCATTGAAAACGCCAAGATGCAGTATCCCAGCGGGTGCAACGCCCTGGAGTGCCTGCTGGTGCACCGGGACGTTGCACCCGAACTGCTGCCCCGGGTTGCCGAGCGCATCGGCCCCAAGGGTGTCGGCTTCCGGGCCTGCCCCGAGGCCCTGCCGCTGCTGGGTGAATACGCCCAGGCGGCCACGGACGAGGACTGGGGCTTCGAATTCCTGGACCTGATCCTGGCCGTGCGCGTGGTGGCCGACATGGACGAGGCCATGGACTTCATCGCCCGATACGGCTCCAACCACACCGAATCGATTCTCACGGAAAGCCACGAGCGGGCCATGCGTTTCATCCGCGAGGTGGATGCCTCCCTGGTGGTGGCCAACGCCACCACGCGGTTCAACGACGGCGCGCAGCTCGGCCTGGGGGCCGAGATAGGCATTTCCACCTCCAAGCTGCATGCCTATGGTCCCATGGGCATCAAGGAACTGACCTCGGCCAAGTTCGTGCTGCTGGGGGATTGGCAGATCCGGGAATAG
- a CDS encoding HD-GYP domain-containing protein translates to MSELYIPVPTRIILPNTKANFVTYLKQDDTYVLYSISGEQFSPEHQLRLELQDITTLYVSREEEEELNAYVERHIARVLADSSIPIHARAEAWTRSASSVGRDLFEKKLPPSMLKKHYDRFEKFITESASIFKSPEGLRELSKLIADGYDIYHHGLGTTVLTASVLLSFEGGEDLLAECGAGAMLHDYGKLKLDPELLKMDPTLMKYGEKQKWDTHPILGVQACAGIPLPPEGIHCVLFHHEREDGKGFPGRLKGEDMPFYARIVSLCDHYDRLTRKQHYRSAYTPFEALKAIRDDKGLYNRDAFMRLVNVLSDANIADL, encoded by the coding sequence ATGTCTGAACTTTACATTCCGGTTCCCACGCGGATCATCCTGCCGAACACCAAGGCCAACTTCGTGACCTACCTGAAGCAGGACGACACCTACGTGCTGTACTCGATCTCGGGAGAGCAGTTCTCGCCCGAGCACCAGCTCCGGCTGGAGCTGCAGGACATCACCACCCTGTACGTGAGCAGGGAGGAGGAGGAAGAGCTCAACGCCTACGTGGAGCGGCACATCGCCCGCGTGCTGGCGGACAGCTCCATTCCCATCCATGCCCGGGCCGAGGCCTGGACCCGGTCGGCCAGTTCCGTGGGCCGGGACCTGTTCGAGAAAAAACTGCCGCCCTCCATGCTCAAGAAGCATTACGACCGCTTCGAAAAATTCATCACCGAAAGCGCGTCCATCTTCAAAAGCCCCGAGGGACTGCGTGAGCTTTCCAAACTCATCGCCGACGGCTACGACATCTACCACCACGGCCTGGGCACCACGGTGCTCACGGCCAGCGTACTGCTCAGCTTCGAGGGCGGGGAGGACCTGCTGGCCGAATGCGGCGCGGGCGCCATGCTCCACGACTACGGCAAGCTCAAGCTCGATCCGGAGCTGCTCAAGATGGACCCGACCCTCATGAAGTACGGGGAAAAACAGAAGTGGGACACCCACCCGATCCTGGGGGTGCAGGCCTGCGCGGGCATCCCCCTGCCGCCGGAAGGCATCCACTGCGTGCTCTTTCATCACGAAAGGGAGGACGGCAAGGGCTTTCCCGGCAGACTCAAGGGCGAGGACATGCCCTTCTACGCCCGCATCGTCAGCCTGTGCGACCACTACGACCGCCTGACGCGCAAGCAGCACTACCGCTCGGCCTATACGCCGTTCGAGGCCCTCAAGGCCATTCGCGACGACAAGGGGCTCTACAACCGCGACGCGTTCATGCGCCTGGTCAACGTGCTCTCCGACGCCAATATCGCGGATTTATAG
- a CDS encoding glycosyltransferase family 9 protein codes for MPEHKKTNPAAVFRLGHLGDVVLTTGVLDHWRRSRDMRFTFITREASAPALENHPAVDEIVTVDEDALKSFGAWFRHCGELAERIGSMPLFDLHGTLRSRILSLRWRGKVRRYPKFGLERRMFSRTRAERYRKRLERTNVPQRYAMTLDTPPPPADRLLPVIAMRDGELDAARARLEPLRRNGALVALHPYATHPSKQWPEDHWRRLIELLDRANIDWFVVGRAQAPFIARQQDLTNETSLRETCALLAEADVMVTNDSGPMHLASGVGTPVVGLFGPTARAWGFFPAGAEDIVLERKMDCRPCSLHGGAGCASGLECLASISPEAAMGAIRTILKV; via the coding sequence ATGCCTGAACACAAAAAAACCAATCCTGCGGCGGTGTTCCGCCTCGGCCACCTGGGCGACGTGGTGCTGACCACCGGCGTCCTAGACCACTGGCGGCGCTCCCGGGACATGCGCTTCACCTTCATCACCCGCGAAGCCTCGGCCCCGGCCCTGGAAAACCATCCGGCCGTGGACGAGATCGTCACCGTGGACGAAGACGCCCTGAAATCCTTCGGGGCCTGGTTCCGGCATTGCGGCGAGCTGGCCGAACGCATCGGCTCCATGCCCCTTTTCGACCTGCACGGCACCCTGCGCTCGCGCATCCTTTCCCTGCGCTGGCGCGGCAAGGTCCGGCGCTACCCCAAGTTCGGGCTGGAACGCCGCATGTTCAGCCGCACCCGGGCCGAAAGATACCGCAAGCGCCTGGAGCGGACCAACGTGCCGCAGCGCTACGCCATGACCCTGGATACCCCGCCGCCCCCGGCGGACCGGCTGCTGCCCGTCATCGCAATGCGGGACGGGGAACTGGATGCGGCGCGCGCCCGGTTGGAGCCCCTGCGCCGCAACGGGGCCCTGGTGGCGCTGCACCCCTATGCCACGCACCCGTCCAAGCAATGGCCCGAAGACCACTGGCGCAGACTCATCGAGCTGCTGGACCGGGCAAATATCGACTGGTTCGTTGTGGGCCGGGCGCAGGCCCCGTTCATCGCCCGGCAGCAGGACCTCACCAACGAGACCTCCCTACGCGAGACATGCGCCCTGCTGGCCGAGGCCGACGTCATGGTCACCAACGACTCGGGCCCCATGCACCTGGCCTCGGGCGTGGGCACCCCGGTGGTGGGCCTGTTCGGCCCCACGGCGCGGGCCTGGGGTTTTTTCCCCGCGGGGGCCGAGGACATCGTGCTGGAACGCAAGATGGACTGCCGCCCCTGCTCCCTGCACGGCGGCGCGGGCTGCGCTTCCGGCCTGGAATGCCTGGCGTCCATCAGCCCGGAAGCGGCCATGGGGGCGATACGAACCATCCTCAAAGTATAA
- the nadD gene encoding nicotinate (nicotinamide) nucleotide adenylyltransferase, with protein sequence MKIGLLGGSFNPIHTGHVRMAIEVRERLELDRVELIPAKQPPHKSAQDILPFDLRMSMVEVAIAGIPGLGVNPIEGERPGPSFTCDTLTCYRTEKPQAELFFIMGAGTFLELENWQRGMEIPDLANLAVVTRWTAAERVAGFIRDHWPQAEELGGDQWRFPSGRMLYRLDIPRLDIKAGEIRYRWKERRDLTLLVPDAVRAVLDERETEIVQYWGERI encoded by the coding sequence ATGAAGATCGGACTGTTGGGCGGCAGCTTCAACCCCATCCATACCGGCCATGTGCGCATGGCCATCGAGGTGCGCGAGCGGCTGGAGCTGGACCGGGTGGAGCTCATCCCGGCCAAACAGCCGCCCCACAAGTCCGCGCAGGACATACTGCCCTTTGACCTGCGCATGTCCATGGTCGAGGTCGCCATTGCGGGCATCCCGGGGCTCGGGGTCAATCCCATCGAAGGGGAGCGCCCCGGTCCCTCCTTCACCTGCGACACCCTGACCTGCTACCGAACCGAAAAGCCGCAGGCGGAGCTCTTCTTCATCATGGGCGCGGGCACCTTTCTGGAGCTGGAGAACTGGCAGCGGGGCATGGAGATCCCGGACCTGGCCAACCTGGCCGTGGTCACCCGCTGGACCGCGGCGGAGCGCGTGGCCGGTTTCATCCGCGACCATTGGCCACAGGCCGAGGAACTGGGCGGCGACCAGTGGCGGTTCCCGTCCGGCAGAATGCTCTACCGGCTGGATATCCCCCGATTGGACATCAAGGCAGGGGAGATCCGCTACCGCTGGAAGGAGCGCCGCGACCTGACCCTGCTGGTGCCGGATGCGGTCCGCGCCGTGCTGGATGAAAGGGAAACCGAGATCGTCCAATATTGGGGCGAGCGAATTTAA
- the iorA gene encoding indolepyruvate ferredoxin oxidoreductase subunit alpha — protein sequence MANPLLSADGGATHLLLGNEAIVRGAVEAGIQVVTCYPGTPSSEVPDTFYRLSPEGGYFFEYTANEKVALEVGGGATLSGAMTLTTMKHVGVNVAADPLMTLAYTGTPGGFMLLSADDPGCHSSQNEQDNRYYARLAGYPVLEPCTAQEAKDMTRDGLRLSKELEQPFMLRTTTRVNHLRGPVDFGPAQAPAKSQGFTRNPPRFVPIPAFARTMHERLLGKLEELKEASEKSPYNKVHGDGEIGIAATGISRAYLADALRESGLENTFRIMELGFTHPLPETMARNFMKGLKKVIVIEELEPILENDLRVLAQKEKIDIEILGKDLLPKNGEFSVTMVADVLRSLTGQNAPQCDSCAPAELPQRPPNLCAGCPHRATYFAARKVFGDDALYSSDIGCYTLGLLPPLSMADFILCMGSSISAGCGASVAQDKPVVAFIGDSTFFHSGLTGLASAVFNNHDILLVILDNHTTAMTGHQPHPGVEKTVLGDNEHRLDIAKVCEGLGVPEIRQVNPLNQKKTMAALEELKEMSGVRVLIAREPCPLHARRVYKKVAPMVAYVADSCTGRAECLDKLACPAFYKDGDKAAINPILCNGCMLCLQVCAHIKSKKRGS from the coding sequence ATGGCCAATCCTCTTCTTTCCGCGGACGGCGGCGCCACGCACCTGCTGCTGGGCAATGAAGCCATTGTCCGAGGCGCGGTGGAGGCAGGCATCCAGGTGGTGACCTGCTATCCCGGCACGCCTTCGTCCGAGGTCCCCGACACGTTCTACCGTCTCTCCCCGGAAGGCGGGTACTTCTTCGAGTACACCGCCAACGAAAAGGTCGCCCTGGAAGTGGGCGGCGGCGCGACCCTGTCCGGCGCAATGACCCTGACGACCATGAAGCACGTGGGGGTCAACGTGGCCGCCGACCCGCTCATGACCCTGGCGTACACTGGCACCCCCGGCGGATTCATGCTGCTTTCCGCCGACGACCCGGGCTGCCACTCCAGCCAGAACGAGCAGGACAACCGCTACTACGCGCGCCTGGCCGGATACCCGGTGCTGGAGCCCTGCACGGCCCAGGAAGCCAAGGACATGACCCGCGACGGCCTGCGGCTCTCCAAGGAACTGGAACAGCCGTTCATGCTGCGCACCACCACCCGCGTGAACCACCTGCGCGGCCCGGTGGACTTCGGTCCAGCCCAGGCCCCGGCCAAGTCCCAGGGCTTCACCCGCAATCCTCCCCGCTTCGTGCCCATCCCGGCCTTTGCCCGCACCATGCACGAACGCCTTCTGGGCAAGCTGGAGGAGCTCAAGGAAGCCTCGGAAAAATCTCCCTACAACAAGGTCCACGGCGACGGCGAGATCGGCATTGCCGCCACCGGCATCAGCCGCGCCTACCTGGCCGACGCCCTCAGGGAATCCGGCCTGGAAAACACTTTCAGGATCATGGAGCTGGGCTTCACCCATCCCCTGCCCGAAACCATGGCCAGGAACTTCATGAAGGGCCTCAAGAAGGTCATCGTCATCGAAGAGCTGGAGCCGATCCTCGAAAACGACCTGCGTGTCCTGGCCCAGAAGGAAAAGATCGACATCGAGATCCTGGGCAAGGATCTGCTGCCCAAGAACGGCGAATTCTCCGTGACCATGGTGGCTGACGTCCTGCGCTCCCTGACGGGCCAGAATGCGCCCCAGTGCGATTCCTGCGCCCCCGCGGAACTGCCGCAGCGTCCGCCGAACCTCTGTGCGGGCTGCCCGCACCGGGCCACCTACTTCGCCGCCCGCAAGGTCTTCGGCGACGACGCCCTGTATTCCTCGGACATCGGCTGCTACACCCTCGGGCTGCTGCCGCCCCTGTCCATGGCCGACTTCATCCTGTGCATGGGGTCTTCCATCTCCGCCGGCTGCGGCGCTTCCGTGGCCCAGGACAAGCCCGTGGTGGCCTTTATCGGCGACTCCACGTTCTTCCATTCCGGACTCACCGGGCTGGCGAGCGCGGTGTTCAACAACCACGACATCCTACTGGTGATCCTGGACAACCACACCACGGCAATGACCGGCCACCAGCCGCACCCGGGCGTGGAAAAGACGGTGCTGGGAGACAACGAGCACCGTCTGGACATCGCCAAGGTCTGTGAGGGCCTGGGCGTTCCCGAGATCCGCCAGGTCAACCCGCTGAACCAGAAGAAGACCATGGCCGCCTTGGAGGAACTCAAGGAAATGAGCGGGGTCCGCGTGCTCATCGCCCGCGAACCGTGCCCGCTGCACGCCCGCCGCGTCTACAAGAAGGTCGCCCCCATGGTGGCCTATGTGGCGGATTCCTGCACCGGCCGCGCCGAATGTCTGGACAAGCTGGCCTGCCCGGCCTTCTACAAGGACGGCGACAAGGCCGCCATCAACCCGATCCTGTGTAACGGCTGCATGCTCTGCCTGCAGGTATGCGCACACATCAAGTCCAAGAAAAGGGGCAGCTAA